From Carya illinoinensis cultivar Pawnee chromosome 5, C.illinoinensisPawnee_v1, whole genome shotgun sequence, one genomic window encodes:
- the LOC122309303 gene encoding cyclin-D2-1-like isoform X1 — translation MPHSAGHSATAASLYCSEDVGDVVSLDADTWISDQTSSSCLFVHPPPSDESTISALVDSELLHFPHPDYLRRCRDRSIDVTTRQDSIDWILKVHAYYNFRPVTAFLSVNYFDRFLSSHSLLQPNGWLLQLLSVACLSLAAKMEEPEVPLLLDLQVFEPKFVFNPETVQRMELRVMAILNWRLRSVTPFDFLDYFISKLPSSSTPKSELYNLVFSACSDLILRTTRVIDFLGYAPSTIAAAAVLCASADGPDSPVIDGKLPAVFHERVNKERVRSCHQLMVEYLTDTCTAAWPKDRRSKPAAPPSPVAVLDASACGSCETRSENPATIGLTVAEEERPIKWQRSSAPDLQEH, via the exons ATGCCTCACTCGGCGGGCCACTCAGCCACCGCCGCTAGCTTGTACTGTAGCGAGGATGTCGGCGACGTAGTCTCATTGGACGCAGATACGTGGATCTCCGATCAAACTTCATCATCGTGTCTCTTCGTTCATCCTCCGCCGTCCGATGAGTCCACCATTTCCGCTCTCGTCGACTCGGAACTCCTCCACTTTCCCCACCCGGACTACCTCAGACGCTGTCGTGACCGCTCGATCGACGTCACCACTCGCCAAGACTCAATCGACTGGATCTTAAAG GTGCACGCGTACTATAACTTCCGGCCGGTTACAGCGTTCCTCTCCGTCAACTACTTCGATCGTTTCCTCTCGTCTCATTCTTTACTG CAGCCAAATGGGTGGCTGCTTCAGCTGCTATCGGTGGCGTGCTTGTCTTTGGCGGCGAAAATGGAGGAACCCGAGGTCCCACTCCTATTGGACCTCCAAGTGTTTGAGCCCAAGTTCGTGTTCAATCCCGAAACGGTGCAGCGAATGGAGCTCCGGGTCATGGCCATTCTCAATTGGAGATTGCGCTCGGTCACACCGTTCGATTTTCTCGACTATTTCATCTCCAAGCTCCCATCTTCTTCCACTCCTAAATCCGAACTCTACAACCTGGTCTTCTCCGCTTGCTCGGATCTCATTCTCAGAACCACCCGAG TGATCGATTTCTTGGGTTATGCGCCATCGACAATAGCAGCAGCGGCTGTGCTTTGTGCTTCTGCTGATGGTCCTGATTCGCCGGTGATCGATGGCAAATTGCCTGCTGTTTTTCACGAGAGAGTAAACAAA GAAAGGGTGAGAAGCTGTCACCAACTAATGGTGGAGTATCTTACCGACACGTGCACGGCAGCTTGGCCCAAAGACCGGAGATCTAAGCCGGCGGCTCCACCCAGCCCAGTCGCGGTGCTCGACGCTTCTGCCTGTGGAAGCTGCGAGACGCGTTCCGAGAACCCCGCCACGATTGGCTTAACCGTAGCGGAAGAGGAGCGGCCTATAAAGTGGCAACGATCCTCTGCCCCGGATTTACAGGAGCACTAG
- the LOC122309303 gene encoding cyclin-D2-1-like isoform X2, translating to MPHSAGHSATAASLYCSEDVGDVVSLDADTWISDQTSSSCLFVHPPPSDESTISALVDSELLHFPHPDYLRRCRDRSIDVTTRQDSIDWILKVHAYYNFRPVTAFLSVNYFDRFLSSHSLLPNGWLLQLLSVACLSLAAKMEEPEVPLLLDLQVFEPKFVFNPETVQRMELRVMAILNWRLRSVTPFDFLDYFISKLPSSSTPKSELYNLVFSACSDLILRTTRVIDFLGYAPSTIAAAAVLCASADGPDSPVIDGKLPAVFHERVNKERVRSCHQLMVEYLTDTCTAAWPKDRRSKPAAPPSPVAVLDASACGSCETRSENPATIGLTVAEEERPIKWQRSSAPDLQEH from the exons ATGCCTCACTCGGCGGGCCACTCAGCCACCGCCGCTAGCTTGTACTGTAGCGAGGATGTCGGCGACGTAGTCTCATTGGACGCAGATACGTGGATCTCCGATCAAACTTCATCATCGTGTCTCTTCGTTCATCCTCCGCCGTCCGATGAGTCCACCATTTCCGCTCTCGTCGACTCGGAACTCCTCCACTTTCCCCACCCGGACTACCTCAGACGCTGTCGTGACCGCTCGATCGACGTCACCACTCGCCAAGACTCAATCGACTGGATCTTAAAG GTGCACGCGTACTATAACTTCCGGCCGGTTACAGCGTTCCTCTCCGTCAACTACTTCGATCGTTTCCTCTCGTCTCATTCTTTACTG CCAAATGGGTGGCTGCTTCAGCTGCTATCGGTGGCGTGCTTGTCTTTGGCGGCGAAAATGGAGGAACCCGAGGTCCCACTCCTATTGGACCTCCAAGTGTTTGAGCCCAAGTTCGTGTTCAATCCCGAAACGGTGCAGCGAATGGAGCTCCGGGTCATGGCCATTCTCAATTGGAGATTGCGCTCGGTCACACCGTTCGATTTTCTCGACTATTTCATCTCCAAGCTCCCATCTTCTTCCACTCCTAAATCCGAACTCTACAACCTGGTCTTCTCCGCTTGCTCGGATCTCATTCTCAGAACCACCCGAG TGATCGATTTCTTGGGTTATGCGCCATCGACAATAGCAGCAGCGGCTGTGCTTTGTGCTTCTGCTGATGGTCCTGATTCGCCGGTGATCGATGGCAAATTGCCTGCTGTTTTTCACGAGAGAGTAAACAAA GAAAGGGTGAGAAGCTGTCACCAACTAATGGTGGAGTATCTTACCGACACGTGCACGGCAGCTTGGCCCAAAGACCGGAGATCTAAGCCGGCGGCTCCACCCAGCCCAGTCGCGGTGCTCGACGCTTCTGCCTGTGGAAGCTGCGAGACGCGTTCCGAGAACCCCGCCACGATTGGCTTAACCGTAGCGGAAGAGGAGCGGCCTATAAAGTGGCAACGATCCTCTGCCCCGGATTTACAGGAGCACTAG